From a region of the Candidatus Pantoea bituminis genome:
- the udp gene encoding uridine phosphorylase yields MTQSDVFHLGLTKADLQGATLAIVPGDPERVKKIAGLMDDAQHLASHREFTSWLAKLDGKPVIVCSTGIGGPSTSIAVEELAQLGVRTFLRVGTTGAIQPHINVGDVLVTTASVRLDGASLHFAPMEFPAVADFACTTALVAAAEECGAATHIGITASSDTFYPGQERYDTVSGRVVSRFQGSMKEWQQMGVLNYEMESATLLTMCASQGLRAGMVAGVIVNRTQKEIPDAATMKQTESDAVKIVVEAARRLL; encoded by the coding sequence ATGACACAGTCTGACGTTTTCCACCTTGGTCTTACCAAAGCCGATCTGCAAGGGGCGACTTTAGCCATTGTGCCCGGCGATCCGGAGCGCGTTAAGAAAATCGCCGGACTGATGGACGATGCGCAGCATCTGGCTTCGCACCGTGAATTTACCTCATGGCTAGCAAAACTGGATGGTAAACCGGTGATTGTTTGCTCAACCGGTATCGGCGGGCCTTCCACTTCCATTGCGGTTGAAGAGCTGGCCCAGCTTGGGGTGCGCACCTTCTTGCGTGTTGGTACCACCGGCGCGATTCAACCGCACATTAATGTAGGTGACGTATTAGTCACAACCGCATCAGTGCGTTTAGATGGTGCCAGCCTGCACTTTGCACCGATGGAATTCCCCGCAGTAGCGGATTTTGCCTGCACGACTGCCTTGGTTGCGGCAGCAGAGGAGTGTGGCGCAGCTACCCATATTGGTATCACGGCATCTTCCGACACCTTTTATCCAGGCCAGGAGCGCTATGACACTGTTTCAGGACGCGTCGTCAGCCGCTTTCAGGGTTCAATGAAAGAGTGGCAACAGATGGGTGTTCTCAACTATGAGATGGAATCCGCTACACTGTTAACCATGTGCGCCAGCCAAGGGCTGCGAGCCGGTATGGTGGCGGGCGTTATCGTGAATCGTACGCAGAAAGAGATTCCAGATGCGGCGACCATGAAACAGACCGAAAGCGATGCGGTGAAGATTGTTGTAGAAGCGGCGCGTCGCTTGCTATAA
- a CDS encoding tetratricopeptide repeat protein, whose translation MRNTIPVRRPSFGPNPAALQAQMENSAARFRVAMSQNNFQQAMKCCEEVLRFMPNQMQVLSDYALCLMRLGQYNKSYKIYQKIYQAPAALRATASETWLDGLTEVCGWLGKNEEVARYGLESLNQSDARFSQGQRYAYPAPQPEPIDLSQPEQNVISFSLYGGQPRYCETLIKNVEVAQEFYPGWVCRVYLDDTVPKHVWQRLEQRHVQLVDMSHEKTIFPTLWRFLVMDDPAVKRYIVRDADSLLSEREVAAVNAWLASPYWFHHMRDYYSHTELLLAGMWGGCHGVFNNVEQSMRDFIAQYEGSERFTDQYFLKVALWPTVRESILNHDDIFNFYQAQPWPAHAPIRWKTDSFHVGSNAGFASMAGKTNGVDGEEQQVEITYGGNTWNYPAKVKKGEWVLPMPFFLIDDWQAGTLSVRAL comes from the coding sequence ATGCGCAATACGATTCCTGTACGTCGGCCTTCCTTTGGACCTAATCCCGCTGCGCTGCAAGCGCAAATGGAAAACAGCGCCGCGCGCTTCCGCGTCGCGATGAGCCAGAATAATTTCCAGCAGGCAATGAAATGCTGTGAAGAAGTTCTGCGTTTTATGCCTAATCAAATGCAAGTGCTGAGCGATTATGCGCTCTGCCTGATGCGTCTGGGTCAATACAATAAATCCTACAAGATTTACCAAAAAATCTATCAGGCACCTGCTGCATTGCGTGCCACCGCTTCGGAAACCTGGTTGGATGGCCTGACAGAAGTCTGCGGTTGGTTAGGTAAAAATGAAGAAGTGGCGCGTTATGGCCTGGAATCACTGAATCAGTCAGATGCACGTTTTAGTCAAGGCCAGCGCTACGCTTATCCTGCACCGCAACCCGAACCCATCGATCTTAGCCAGCCTGAACAAAATGTGATTTCGTTTAGCCTTTATGGTGGTCAGCCGCGCTATTGCGAAACGCTGATCAAAAACGTGGAGGTGGCACAAGAGTTCTATCCGGGCTGGGTTTGCCGAGTCTATCTTGACGACACCGTGCCGAAACATGTCTGGCAGCGCCTTGAGCAGCGGCATGTACAGTTAGTAGATATGTCGCATGAAAAAACTATTTTCCCTACGCTTTGGCGTTTCCTGGTGATGGATGATCCTGCGGTAAAACGCTACATCGTACGCGACGCAGATTCCTTGCTTTCGGAACGTGAAGTGGCGGCGGTTAACGCCTGGCTAGCTTCGCCATACTGGTTCCACCATATGCGTGACTATTATTCACACACCGAATTATTGCTGGCAGGAATGTGGGGCGGCTGTCATGGCGTATTTAACAACGTTGAACAGTCGATGCGTGACTTCATTGCACAATATGAAGGCAGCGAACGCTTTACCGATCAGTACTTCTTGAAAGTCGCCTTATGGCCGACAGTGCGAGAAAGTATTCTCAATCACGATGACATCTTTAATTTTTATCAGGCGCAGCCTTGGCCAGCACATGCACCGATACGTTGGAAAACGGACAGTTTCCATGTAGGCAGCAATGCTGGGTTTGCCAGCATGGCAGGAAAAACCAATGGCGTTGACGGCGAAGAGCAGCAGGTTGAAATCACTTACGGCGGCAATACCTGGAATTATCCGGCGAAAGTTAAAAAAGGAGAATGGGTGCTGCCGATGCCGTTTTTCCTGATTGATGACTGGCAAGCAGGCACACTGAGCGTCAGAGCGTTATAA
- the metR gene encoding HTH-type transcriptional regulator MetR, translating into MIELKHLRTLQALRNTGSLAAAAAQLHQTQSALSHQFSDLEQRLGFRLFVRKSQPLRFTPQGEILLQLAEQVLPQIQQALQACHEPHQTTLRIAIECHSCIQWLTPALDNFRQSWPQVVMDFKSGVTFDPQPALQQGELDVVLTSDILPRSGLFYSPMFDFEVRLVLAPDHPLAQVEHISPDDLADEVLMIYPVQRQRLDIWRNFLQPAGVSPALKSVDNTLLLIQMVSARMGIAALPHWVVESFEKQGLVVTKTLGDGLWSRLYAAVRDGEQRQPVLEAFIRFARQHACEHLPFVRNAQLPGTVLQR; encoded by the coding sequence ATGATCGAACTCAAGCACCTGCGGACGCTTCAGGCTCTGCGTAATACTGGCTCGCTGGCTGCTGCTGCTGCCCAGCTTCATCAGACGCAATCTGCGTTGTCACATCAGTTCAGCGATCTGGAACAGCGGCTGGGATTCCGCCTGTTCGTCCGTAAAAGTCAGCCGTTGCGATTTACGCCGCAGGGAGAAATTTTATTGCAGCTGGCTGAGCAGGTTCTGCCGCAAATACAGCAAGCGCTGCAAGCCTGCCATGAGCCGCATCAAACCACGCTGCGCATCGCAATTGAATGTCACAGCTGTATTCAGTGGTTAACACCTGCGCTGGATAATTTCCGCCAAAGCTGGCCGCAAGTGGTAATGGACTTCAAATCTGGCGTCACCTTTGATCCGCAACCCGCCCTGCAACAAGGCGAGCTGGACGTGGTGCTGACGTCCGATATCCTGCCGCGCTCTGGCCTGTTTTATTCACCGATGTTTGATTTTGAAGTCCGCCTTGTTCTGGCGCCGGATCACCCGTTGGCGCAGGTTGAGCACATTTCGCCAGACGATCTCGCTGACGAGGTATTAATGATCTATCCGGTGCAGCGACAACGCCTTGATATCTGGCGTAACTTCCTGCAACCCGCTGGCGTCAGCCCGGCACTGAAAAGCGTTGATAACACGTTGTTGTTGATTCAGATGGTGTCGGCGCGCATGGGCATTGCCGCCTTGCCACATTGGGTGGTTGAGAGTTTTGAGAAACAGGGATTGGTGGTAACTAAAACTTTGGGTGATGGATTATGGAGTCGGCTTTACGCCGCCGTACGTGACGGCGAGCAGCGCCAGCCGGTGCTGGAAGCCTTTATTCGTTTCGCTCGCCAGCACGCCTGTGAGCATCTGCCATTTGTGCGCAATGCCCAGCTTCCGGGTACCGTACTGCAACGCTAA